The DNA window TCCTGCAGGGCAAGCTCGACTTCATCGTGGGCGACCCCGAGGACGCGATCTTCGCGCGCAACCAGGGCGCCCCTGTCCGCTACGTGATGGCGATGTACCAGAAGTCACCCGTGACCGTGTTCAGCACCAAGCCCCTGAACCGGGCCAGCGACCTGAAGGGCAAGACGGTCGGGATTCCCGGCACCTTCGGCAGCAGCTACGCCGCCCTGCGCGCCCTGCTCGACAGTGCCGACTTGCAGGAAGGCCGCGACGTGCGCCTCGCCTCCATCGGCTTCACCCAACTCGACGCGGTGCGGGCGGGCCGGGTGGACGCGGCGGTGGGCTTCGTGAACAACGAGGTCGTGCAGCTTCGCAACGCCGGGCAAAAGGTCTACACCCTGGACATCTCGGGCGCCTACCCGATGGTGGGCTCCGGCCTGATCACGCTCGACAAGACGCTGACCGGGGATCTCGCCCGCAAAGTCGTGCGCGCCTCGCAGCGCGGGCTGAAGTTCACGGTGACGGACCCCGCCCGCGCCTTCAAGCTCGCGCAGCCCGTCTTCGGCACGGGGGGCGGCACGCTGGACGTGCTGAGGGCCAGTACCCCGCTCATCCAGAGCGCCTACACCCGCGCGAACGGCCTGGGCGCCAGCGACCCCTCCGCCTGGACCCGCGCCATCGCCGCGCTCGTCAAGCAGGGGAGCCTTCCCGCCGGAACGAAGGCCGACGCCTTCTACACGAACAGCCTGATCAGCAAGACCGTTCGTTGAGGAATAAGGGGGAGGGGTTGCCGACCGGGCTTATCCCTCCCCC is part of the Deinococcus apachensis DSM 19763 genome and encodes:
- a CDS encoding ABC transporter substrate-binding protein — its product is MKRALSLLALLAAATAGAQSTPRTVNIGLGYLPNVQFTPFYVADKLGYFRAEGLNVKFQHGYVSELMPLLLQGKLDFIVGDPEDAIFARNQGAPVRYVMAMYQKSPVTVFSTKPLNRASDLKGKTVGIPGTFGSSYAALRALLDSADLQEGRDVRLASIGFTQLDAVRAGRVDAAVGFVNNEVVQLRNAGQKVYTLDISGAYPMVGSGLITLDKTLTGDLARKVVRASQRGLKFTVTDPARAFKLAQPVFGTGGGTLDVLRASTPLIQSAYTRANGLGASDPSAWTRAIAALVKQGSLPAGTKADAFYTNSLISKTVR